The Anas platyrhynchos isolate ZD024472 breed Pekin duck chromosome 36, IASCAAS_PekinDuck_T2T, whole genome shotgun sequence genome window below encodes:
- the LOC140001003 gene encoding olfactory receptor 14A16-like, which produces MSNSSSITKFLLLPFAVTRELQLLHFALFLGIYLAALLGNGLILTAVACDHRLHTPMYFFLLNLALLDLGCISTTVPKAMANSLWDSRAISYAGCVIQVFLIVVLFSTELSVLTIMSYDRYVAICKPLHYGTLLGSSACAQMAAAAWGSGVLYALLYTANTFSLPLCQGNALDQFFCEIPQILKLSCSHSYLREIWVLMVAICLAFGCFVFILFSYVQIFRAVLRMPSRQGQLKAFSTCLPHLFVVSLFVISGFFAYLKPPSISSPTLDLLVAVLYSVVPPTFNPLIYSMRNKELKGAIRKGISWIFLNGDKLPLFLHK; this is translated from the coding sequence atgtccaacagcagctccatcaccaagttccttctcctgccatttgcagtcacacgggagctgcagctcctgcacttcgcgctcttcctgggcatctacctggctgccctcctcggtaacggcctcatcctcactgccgtagcctgcgaccaccgcctccacacccccatgtacttcttcctcctcaacctcgccctcctcgacctgggctgcatctccaccactgtccccaaagccatggccaattccctctgggactccagggccatctcctatgcaggatgtgttATACAGGTCTTTCTCATTGTCGTCTTGTTTTCAACAGAGCTTTCTGTTCTCACCatcatgtcctatgaccgctacgttgccatctgcaagcccctgcactatgggaccctcctgggcagcagcgcttgtgcccagatggcagcagctgcctggggcagtggggttctttATGCTCTGCTGTACAcggccaatacattttccctgcccctctgccaaggcaatgccttGGACcaattcttctgtgaaatcccccagatcctcaaactctcctgctcacactcctacctcagggaaaTTTGGGTACTTATGGTTGCTATCTGTTTAGcatttggctgttttgttttcattcttttttcctatgtgcagatcttcagggctgtgctgaggatgccctctagGCAGGGTCAGCTCAAAGCCTtctccacgtgcctccctcacctgtttgTGGTCTCCCTCTTTGTCATCTCTGGCTTTTTTGCCTATCTGAAGCCCCCTTCTATCTCCTCCCCAACCCTGGATCttttggtggcagttctgtactcggtggtgccccCAACATTCAATCCCCTCatttacagcatgagaaacaaggAGCTCAAGGGTGCTATTAGGAAAGGAATATCATGGATATTTCTGAATGGTGATAAACTTCCCCTCTTTCTCCACAAATGA